A stretch of the Porifericola rhodea genome encodes the following:
- a CDS encoding Gfo/Idh/MocA family oxidoreductase — protein MTKNKINIAIVGLGFGAEFIPIYQKHPNANMYAICQRTQSKLDEVGDAFGIEKRYTSYDELLQDPDVDAVHINTPIPDHASQSIKALKAGKHVACTVPMATTVEECEQIVKLTQETGLTYMMMETVVYAREFLYMRELYENGELGKVQFLKASHQQDMDGWPNYWPGLPPMYYATHCVGPVLGLTRAEAEYVSCFGSGTIREELHHHYNSPYAVETTHIKFRNSDLSAHIYRSLFDVARQYRESFEVYGSKKGVEWPLIEGNPLVVHTAKKPEPEIPQEVECPDFAKLLPKEIQHFTTKGVYDEDDNQHLSFTQGAGHGGSHPHLVHAFLDALVNNKDPYPNAVQSANITCVGIIAHESAQKNGEVMKMPDFTLPS, from the coding sequence ATGACTAAAAATAAAATAAACATAGCCATTGTTGGTTTAGGCTTTGGGGCGGAGTTTATACCTATTTATCAAAAACATCCAAATGCCAATATGTATGCCATTTGCCAGAGAACACAATCTAAACTGGATGAAGTAGGAGATGCTTTTGGTATAGAAAAAAGGTATACCTCATATGATGAGCTACTTCAAGATCCAGATGTTGATGCAGTACATATCAATACACCTATTCCCGACCATGCATCACAATCCATAAAGGCGCTCAAGGCAGGAAAGCATGTAGCCTGTACTGTGCCTATGGCTACTACGGTTGAAGAATGTGAGCAAATCGTCAAACTTACTCAGGAAACAGGGCTCACCTATATGATGATGGAAACTGTAGTCTATGCTCGTGAATTTTTGTACATGAGGGAGTTGTATGAAAATGGTGAACTAGGGAAAGTACAGTTTCTAAAAGCAAGCCATCAGCAGGATATGGACGGCTGGCCTAATTACTGGCCAGGTTTACCTCCTATGTATTACGCTACGCATTGTGTAGGTCCGGTACTTGGATTAACCAGAGCAGAGGCAGAGTATGTATCCTGTTTTGGGTCAGGTACTATAAGGGAGGAGCTTCATCATCATTACAATTCTCCATATGCAGTAGAGACAACCCATATCAAATTTCGTAATTCGGATTTGAGTGCACATATCTATCGTTCACTTTTTGATGTTGCCCGACAGTACAGAGAAAGTTTTGAAGTATATGGCTCAAAAAAAGGAGTGGAGTGGCCTCTCATAGAAGGTAATCCATTGGTAGTACATACTGCTAAAAAACCTGAGCCAGAGATTCCTCAAGAAGTAGAATGCCCAGATTTCGCGAAACTTCTTCCTAAAGAAATTCAGCATTTTACTACCAAAGGGGTTTATGATGAAGATGACAACCAACATCTCTCCTTTACTCAAGGTGCGGGTCATGGTGGTTCGCATCCTCATTTGGTTCATGCGTTTTTAGATGCCTTGGTTAATAATAAAGATCCATATCCAAATGCAGTACAATCAGCTAATATTACCTGCGTAGGCATTATAGCCCATGAATCAGCGCAAAAGAACGGAGAAGTGATGAAAATGCCTGATTTTACACTACCGTCATAG
- a CDS encoding sugar phosphate isomerase/epimerase family protein yields MINPQFGVSTWLWTSPFTTETAFELFPRIKNMGYDLVEIPVEYPEQIDARQVKKALDDYELKAVVCGAFGPSRDFTHTDTKVQQNCHQYILECFKLCQHWETKFLAGPMYAAVGNARMLSPEERKVEWDRAVHNLRVVCEHAAAEGLSIALEPLNRFESDMVNTVEDVEKLIQDINHPAAKIMVDVFHMNIEEPDLAKAIEQAGNKLIHVQIADNYRGTPGTGSVRWDVLSKALAANKYEGAISIESFTPDIKELAEAVCIWRHLVPDQDAFASDGLAFMKKTFNY; encoded by the coding sequence ATGATAAATCCTCAATTTGGAGTCAGTACCTGGCTCTGGACATCCCCTTTTACTACTGAAACAGCCTTTGAGCTTTTTCCCAGGATCAAAAATATGGGCTACGATCTGGTGGAAATACCTGTAGAGTATCCTGAGCAAATAGATGCCAGGCAGGTAAAAAAAGCACTGGATGATTACGAGTTGAAAGCTGTAGTTTGCGGTGCCTTCGGTCCCAGTCGGGATTTTACTCATACTGATACTAAAGTACAGCAGAATTGCCACCAATATATTCTGGAATGCTTTAAGCTCTGCCAGCATTGGGAAACCAAATTTTTAGCAGGGCCAATGTATGCTGCTGTAGGTAATGCGCGTATGCTTAGTCCTGAAGAAAGAAAAGTAGAATGGGATAGAGCGGTCCACAACCTGCGCGTGGTTTGTGAGCATGCGGCAGCAGAAGGACTTTCTATTGCGTTGGAACCTCTGAACCGATTTGAGTCTGACATGGTAAACACTGTGGAAGACGTGGAAAAACTGATTCAGGACATTAACCACCCGGCAGCAAAAATTATGGTGGATGTTTTTCACATGAATATTGAAGAACCTGACCTTGCCAAGGCAATAGAACAAGCAGGGAATAAGCTAATACATGTACAAATAGCTGACAATTACAGAGGTACTCCAGGTACCGGAAGTGTACGTTGGGATGTGCTCAGCAAAGCATTAGCAGCCAATAAGTATGAAGGTGCTATTAGTATAGAAAGCTTTACACCAGACATAAAAGAACTGGCTGAAGCTGTGTGTATATGGAGGCATCTGGTACCTGACCAGGATGCATTCGCATCTGATGGGCTCGCTTTTATGAAGAAGACGTTTAATTATTAA
- a CDS encoding AraC family transcriptional regulator translates to MPLALRKSPIPDSQTFVIKALKEANFDPNWHFHQEYQLFVVLKGSGTRFVGDHIKSFDAGDLVFTGPNLPHLWRSDRKFFDGNKDIQSEGIVIYLQEHFPGKDFIFKEESIKLKNLLERSRRGLEFYGNTAKKVRGMMQKLLHKSGLESIIYLLEILNLMIHSDDVHELSSPGYTNSLKEGDTEVMNRIHAYVMDHFKQQIQLNDVATLANMTPTSFSRYFKVHANKTFSEFVSEVRIGHACRLLIEDKMNVAQACYESGFQTLTNFNRQFKARTNRTPLQYKKEYEGRLTHGTL, encoded by the coding sequence ATGCCCCTAGCTCTAAGAAAATCTCCAATACCTGATAGTCAGACATTCGTCATTAAAGCTTTAAAGGAAGCTAACTTTGACCCCAACTGGCATTTTCATCAGGAATATCAACTTTTTGTGGTGCTTAAAGGAAGCGGTACCCGCTTTGTTGGTGACCATATAAAGTCTTTTGATGCCGGTGACCTGGTGTTTACCGGCCCTAACCTCCCCCACTTGTGGCGCAGCGATCGCAAATTTTTTGACGGAAATAAAGATATACAATCCGAGGGTATCGTTATTTATCTTCAGGAACACTTTCCGGGAAAAGACTTTATTTTTAAAGAAGAAAGTATCAAGCTAAAGAACCTATTAGAACGCTCTCGCAGAGGGCTAGAGTTTTATGGAAATACAGCAAAAAAGGTTCGTGGAATGATGCAGAAACTTTTACACAAGTCAGGGCTTGAAAGTATTATATATCTTTTAGAAATCCTGAACCTAATGATTCATTCAGATGATGTTCATGAGCTATCCAGCCCGGGTTATACCAACTCGCTTAAAGAAGGAGACACAGAAGTAATGAATCGCATACATGCCTACGTTATGGACCACTTTAAACAGCAAATCCAGCTTAATGATGTAGCTACTCTCGCCAATATGACGCCGACATCATTTAGCCGTTACTTTAAAGTACATGCTAATAAGACTTTTTCGGAATTTGTAAGTGAGGTACGTATTGGTCATGCCTGTCGCTTATTGATTGAAGATAAAATGAATGTTGCACAAGCCTGTTATGAAAGTGGCTTTCAAACTCTGACCAACTTTAATCGTCAATTTAAAGCCAGAACGAACAGAACACCCTTACAGTACAAAAAGGAGTATGAAGGAAGGCTTACACATGGTACTTTATAA
- a CDS encoding PAS domain S-box protein — translation MSMRCDIPANEKDRLKALHNYFILDTPPEKAFDRLTKLAATTCEVPIALVSLIDKDRQWFKSKVGVDLEETHRNDSFCKYALMENELLEVEDATTDDRFKNNPMVVGGPKIRFYAGCPLIDADGYALGTICVLDKKPKKLSESQKEVLKVLAEEIVDQIVARKKKSELDNYERLFQLSIDLICVAGTDGFFKKVNPTFTSVLGWEEDELLGESFYKFIHPDDLQVTKDEIAKLASGINTLNFTHRFRIKSGQYKDLQWVASPELSTGKLYAIARDITDKNKMDDEIKIERQRFDQIIKGTDAGSWEWNIHSGETILNERWAEIIGYTLEELEPISIDTWLKFIHPDDQKRSEEKLEAHLGGKTDFYECEMRMQHKNGSWVWVLNKGKAIKLDNQTLWVSGSALEITDRKNNEMQLQHYKELLERTNHVARIGFWEVDLETNLPVWSTVTREIHEVDDDFEPTMESAVSFYQGKSKDKILNSVNEAIENGRSFDLEVQISTARGNSRWVRAIGLPQFEDGKCMKLYGMFQDIDIDKAKEQQLLVSEERFKGAFEHSANGIALIGINGSWLKVNQSLCKMLGYGNAELQSKSLKEITHPDDHKIDTSQIADLFAGKQDNYQIEKRYYRKDGELLWGLISVSLIRDSLGNPLHFVSQINDITDRKNAEKSALYAKEHAEAASKAKSEFLANMSHEIRTPLNSVIGFSELLMKSELNSSQKQYMQAVHQSANSLLDLINDILDFSKIEAGKLEISVEKTDLWELSAQVAEIVKYKADEQGLELLLHISPELPRFVWVDPVRIRQILINLLGNASKFTHQGEIELRIKCTANPCTNGEVNIEFSVRDTGIGISKEKQKQIFEAFGQEDSSTTRKYGGTGLGLTISNKLLSLMGSQLQLESESGKGSRFFFNICVNSENSDLSEWDTLKAIKKVLVVDDNQNNSFILKEMLSLRSIESDIADNGISALEKIKTNNDYDLAIIDFNMPFMDGIEVIRQIRNVLQLTEGELPIILLHSSSEETTIQKHCKELNVHSQLSKPITIQQLFNTITNIKSTNTDSSKISIPEKVENDTTVYNILIVDDVPFNILLAKNMVKEVLPNANILEAKNGREAVEQFSIHSPDLILMDIQMPEVSGYEATQQIREKETGNNVVIIALTAGTVKGEYERCIEAGMDDYMSKPFVLESLEQKFNEWLLNENNEPENMEVKKPRLKHVDHFDYEGFKDKTGFDDATATELVEELLLQLEDSLKSLNTAFLQQDIVSIKKIGHKIKGSTSSASMPKLAVLAAFLEDQSVFDINNINDTITALSREINNVSEVLETVKLK, via the coding sequence ATGAGCATGAGGTGCGATATACCAGCAAATGAAAAGGATCGCTTAAAAGCGTTGCACAATTACTTTATTTTAGATACTCCCCCGGAGAAAGCATTTGATCGTCTTACAAAACTCGCGGCTACAACTTGCGAGGTGCCGATAGCACTTGTAAGCTTAATTGATAAAGATCGTCAGTGGTTTAAGTCTAAGGTAGGAGTAGACCTGGAAGAAACTCATAGAAATGATTCATTTTGTAAATATGCGCTCATGGAAAATGAGCTTCTTGAGGTAGAAGATGCTACCACAGATGATCGTTTTAAAAATAACCCTATGGTTGTGGGCGGACCGAAAATTAGATTTTATGCGGGTTGCCCTTTGATAGACGCAGATGGCTATGCACTAGGAACAATATGTGTATTAGATAAAAAGCCAAAAAAACTTTCCGAAAGTCAAAAGGAAGTTCTTAAAGTTTTGGCCGAAGAAATTGTAGATCAAATCGTAGCAAGAAAGAAAAAAAGTGAGCTTGACAACTATGAAAGGTTATTTCAATTATCAATAGATTTGATTTGTGTCGCTGGTACAGATGGGTTTTTCAAAAAAGTGAATCCTACTTTTACGAGTGTTCTTGGCTGGGAAGAAGATGAGTTGTTGGGCGAGTCTTTTTATAAATTTATTCATCCTGACGATCTACAAGTTACAAAAGATGAAATTGCTAAGTTGGCATCTGGTATTAATACGCTTAATTTTACACATCGCTTTCGTATAAAGTCTGGTCAGTATAAAGATTTACAGTGGGTGGCTTCGCCTGAATTATCTACGGGAAAACTATATGCGATTGCCCGAGATATTACTGATAAAAACAAAATGGATGACGAGATCAAAATTGAGCGTCAACGTTTTGATCAAATTATTAAAGGGACAGATGCCGGAAGCTGGGAGTGGAATATCCACTCTGGAGAGACTATTTTAAATGAGCGTTGGGCAGAAATTATAGGCTACACTTTAGAGGAGCTTGAGCCTATATCTATTGATACCTGGCTTAAATTTATTCATCCTGACGACCAAAAACGTTCTGAGGAAAAACTAGAAGCACACCTAGGAGGAAAAACAGATTTTTATGAATGCGAAATGAGAATGCAGCATAAAAATGGGAGCTGGGTATGGGTATTAAACAAAGGAAAAGCCATTAAGTTGGATAATCAGACCTTATGGGTTTCTGGATCTGCTTTAGAAATTACAGACCGCAAAAACAATGAAATGCAGCTACAGCATTATAAAGAATTGCTGGAGAGAACAAACCATGTAGCTCGTATTGGTTTCTGGGAAGTAGATTTAGAGACAAACCTACCAGTCTGGAGTACCGTAACTCGTGAGATCCACGAGGTTGATGATGACTTTGAGCCTACTATGGAGAGTGCAGTTAGCTTCTATCAGGGAAAAAGTAAAGACAAAATACTTAATTCAGTTAATGAAGCTATAGAAAATGGTAGGTCGTTTGATCTAGAGGTTCAGATTAGTACAGCAAGGGGAAATAGCAGATGGGTCAGAGCTATAGGTCTTCCTCAGTTTGAAGACGGCAAGTGTATGAAGCTCTATGGCATGTTTCAGGACATAGACATTGATAAAGCCAAAGAGCAACAATTATTAGTTAGTGAAGAAAGGTTTAAAGGTGCGTTTGAACATTCTGCCAATGGCATTGCCCTGATTGGAATTAATGGTAGCTGGTTGAAAGTAAATCAGAGTCTCTGTAAAATGCTTGGCTATGGTAATGCGGAGTTGCAATCTAAATCATTAAAGGAGATTACCCATCCGGATGATCATAAAATTGACACGTCACAGATCGCAGATTTGTTCGCAGGCAAGCAGGATAATTACCAAATAGAAAAAAGGTATTACAGAAAAGACGGTGAACTACTCTGGGGACTAATCTCTGTATCTTTGATCAGAGATAGCCTTGGCAATCCTTTACATTTTGTTTCTCAGATTAACGATATTACCGACAGAAAAAACGCCGAGAAGTCTGCACTTTACGCTAAAGAACATGCAGAAGCAGCTAGTAAAGCAAAATCTGAATTTCTGGCGAATATGAGTCACGAAATCAGAACCCCCCTTAATAGTGTTATTGGCTTTAGTGAGCTGTTGATGAAATCTGAACTTAACAGTTCACAAAAGCAATATATGCAGGCGGTACATCAGTCGGCGAATTCTTTACTAGATCTTATAAATGATATTTTAGATTTTTCTAAAATTGAAGCTGGTAAACTGGAAATTTCAGTAGAGAAAACAGATCTATGGGAGCTTTCCGCTCAGGTAGCAGAAATTGTTAAATACAAAGCTGATGAGCAGGGGCTGGAGCTATTACTGCATATTTCCCCGGAACTACCCAGGTTCGTTTGGGTGGACCCGGTAAGGATCAGGCAAATTTTAATTAACCTGTTAGGTAATGCATCTAAGTTTACCCATCAAGGTGAGATAGAGCTCCGTATAAAGTGTACAGCCAACCCCTGTACTAATGGCGAGGTCAATATTGAGTTCTCTGTACGTGATACGGGTATAGGTATTTCAAAAGAAAAGCAGAAGCAAATATTTGAAGCTTTTGGGCAGGAGGATAGTTCTACTACACGTAAGTACGGTGGTACAGGGTTAGGGCTTACAATTTCAAATAAGTTATTATCTCTAATGGGATCTCAGCTACAGTTAGAAAGTGAGTCCGGAAAGGGATCCAGGTTCTTCTTTAATATCTGTGTGAATAGCGAAAATAGTGATCTCTCTGAGTGGGATACACTTAAGGCTATCAAAAAAGTACTGGTAGTTGATGATAACCAAAACAACAGCTTTATTCTAAAAGAGATGCTTTCTTTGCGAAGTATTGAGTCAGACATCGCGGATAATGGGATAAGCGCTCTGGAAAAAATTAAGACTAATAATGATTACGACTTAGCTATCATAGATTTTAATATGCCATTTATGGATGGTATTGAAGTGATACGTCAAATCAGAAATGTGCTTCAGCTTACTGAAGGTGAGTTGCCAATAATTCTACTACATAGTTCTTCGGAAGAGACGACCATACAAAAGCACTGTAAAGAACTGAATGTACATAGCCAGTTGAGTAAACCAATTACTATTCAGCAGTTGTTCAATACAATCACCAATATTAAAAGTACAAATACTGATAGTTCTAAGATTAGTATTCCTGAAAAGGTGGAAAATGATACTACAGTCTACAATATTCTGATTGTGGATGATGTTCCCTTCAATATCCTTTTAGCGAAAAATATGGTGAAAGAAGTCTTGCCAAATGCGAATATATTGGAGGCTAAAAATGGAAGAGAGGCGGTTGAACAATTTTCTATACACTCACCAGATTTGATACTAATGGATATTCAGATGCCAGAGGTAAGTGGTTATGAAGCTACCCAGCAGATACGGGAGAAAGAAACTGGTAATAATGTAGTAATTATAGCACTTACTGCCGGTACTGTAAAGGGAGAATACGAAAGATGTATAGAAGCTGGTATGGATGATTATATGAGTAAGCCTTTTGTGTTAGAAAGTCTGGAGCAAAAATTTAATGAATGGTTATTGAATGAAAATAACGAGCCGGAAAATATGGAAGTAAAGAAGCCTAGGTTGAAACACGTAGATCATTTTGATTATGAAGGGTTTAAGGATAAAACCGGTTTTGATGATGCCACTGCTACAGAATTAGTTGAAGAACTACTTCTTCAGTTGGAAGACTCATTGAAAAGTTTGAATACCGCCTTTTTACAGCAGGATATAGTATCTATCAAAAAAATTGGTCATAAGATCAAAGGAAGTACTTCCTCAGCTAGCATGCCTAAACTGGCAGTTTTAGCTGCTTTTTTAGAAGATCAATCAGTGTTTGATATTAATAACATCAATGATACCATTACAGCACTTAGTCGTGAGATTAATAATGTGAGTGAGGTGCTTGAAACTGTTAAGTTGAAGTAA